One stretch of Xanthomonas sp. DAR 35659 DNA includes these proteins:
- a CDS encoding VUT family protein, protein MHRSSPSPTFAALTPRALLLSVLAMGAVVLLSNVLVQFPINDWLTWGAFSYPVAFLVSNLINRRFGPRAARRVAWCGFALAVLLSIWIATPRIAAASCTAFIAAQLLDITVFDRLRRGHWWRAPIVATTCSATLDTTLFWSIAFGGSVLPWVSWAAGDLAVKLGIGVFLLAPFRALLWRTAPPAAADAAATRSPQR, encoded by the coding sequence GTGCACCGTTCGTCCCCGTCCCCCACCTTCGCCGCACTGACCCCGCGCGCGCTGCTGCTGTCCGTGCTGGCGATGGGCGCGGTGGTGCTGCTGTCGAACGTGCTGGTGCAGTTCCCGATCAACGACTGGCTGACCTGGGGCGCCTTCAGCTATCCGGTCGCATTCCTGGTCAGCAATCTGATCAATCGCCGCTTCGGCCCGCGCGCGGCACGGCGGGTGGCCTGGTGCGGCTTCGCGCTGGCGGTGCTGCTGTCGATCTGGATCGCCACCCCGCGTATCGCCGCCGCCTCGTGCACCGCGTTCATCGCCGCGCAACTGCTGGACATCACCGTGTTCGACCGCCTGCGCCGCGGCCACTGGTGGCGCGCGCCGATCGTCGCCACCACCTGCAGCGCGACGCTGGACACCACGCTCTTCTGGTCGATTGCCTTCGGCGGCTCGGTGCTGCCGTGGGTCAGCTGGGCCGCCGGCGACCTGGCGGTGAAGCTGGGCATCGGCGTGTTCCTGCTGGCGCCGTTCCGCGCGCTGCTGTGGCGGACCGCCCCGCCGGCCGCCGCCGATGCAGCGGCCACGCGCTCGCCGCAGCGTTAG
- the glnE gene encoding bifunctional [glutamate--ammonia ligase]-adenylyl-L-tyrosine phosphorylase/[glutamate--ammonia-ligase] adenylyltransferase, producing the protein MSSASFVVPDALQPMLDRHLARLRQAVAAQPWPSLPGFEAALARALPASDFLLDTLCRQPSLLAHLAQPDPPPLALPQLDPAQPAAWPAQLRRYRAAASARLVWRDVLGLDDVEATLAGSTTLAEDCLALALQALEGEFAARHGVVRAADGSAQRLVVFGLGKLGGGELNFSSDVDLVYAYPQGGESDGARPLAAEEYFARLGQRLARLLDETTADGFSHRVDLRLRPFGSAGRVALSFAGMDHYFQREGRDWERYAWLKARAVAGDVAAGEAWLQTLRPFVYRRYLDFTALDGLREMKAAITAEVARHDRLDDIKRGPGGIREIEFLVQSLQLIRGGREPVLRERRLLPALQALVAGGQVAAEDGAALVQAYRFLRRLENRLQMLRDAQTHALPEDPLDRARIALALGYADWTQLYAALQAQRDRVAAEFAELLAPRVQAQAPDALARYWRGLPAQGDAQALAAAGFADAGGADQALRGFVQSLGVRTLSDAARARLDRVLPALLHAAARSPQADAALHRVLGLLQAILRRASYLALLDEQPSALARLVDVLARSAFLSERLVAYPVLLDELLDSRVAGPMPDRAAMRRLCDGAVAAAGDDPEAALRGLNEARQALSFRIALAALDRRQPAVDSARQLAELAEGVVLTVLRLARADLVAAHGEVPGGSFAIVGYGSLGGIELGIGSDLDLVFLYDHPAGVEASDGPRPLESGRWFARLAQKVIALLGAVTGGGRLYDIDVRLRPDGGKGALVSSLASYTEYQRDRAWTWEHQALVRARGVAGDAGLLQRFEQVRTQTLARPRDAAQLREEVVKMRARMRAELDRSDAARFDLKQGAGGLVDLEFLLQAGVLLGAAQHAGLTAPRATPALIDALAASAWFDAPTAAALHEAHATLVDAGLACTLDRRPRLTVMTPAIARARAAIAAVAQARELAFEPGRSGR; encoded by the coding sequence ATGTCCTCTGCTTCCTTCGTGGTTCCCGACGCGCTGCAGCCCATGCTCGACCGCCACCTGGCGCGCCTGCGCCAAGCCGTGGCCGCGCAGCCGTGGCCGTCGTTGCCTGGTTTCGAGGCCGCGTTGGCGCGCGCGCTGCCGGCCAGCGACTTCCTGCTCGACACGCTGTGCCGGCAGCCGTCCTTGCTCGCGCACCTGGCGCAGCCGGACCCGCCGCCGCTGGCGTTGCCGCAGCTGGATCCGGCGCAACCGGCGGCGTGGCCGGCGCAGCTGCGCCGCTATCGTGCCGCCGCCTCGGCGCGGCTGGTGTGGCGCGACGTCCTGGGCCTGGACGACGTCGAGGCGACCCTGGCCGGCAGCACCACGCTGGCCGAGGACTGCCTGGCACTGGCGTTGCAGGCGCTGGAAGGCGAGTTCGCCGCGCGCCACGGCGTGGTCCGTGCCGCCGACGGCAGCGCGCAGCGGCTGGTGGTGTTCGGCCTGGGCAAGCTCGGCGGCGGCGAACTGAACTTCTCCTCCGACGTGGACCTGGTCTACGCCTATCCGCAGGGCGGCGAATCCGATGGCGCGCGTCCGCTCGCCGCCGAGGAATACTTCGCCCGGCTCGGCCAGCGCCTGGCGCGGCTGCTGGACGAGACCACCGCCGATGGCTTCTCGCACCGCGTGGACCTGCGCCTGCGCCCGTTCGGCAGCGCCGGGCGGGTGGCCTTGTCGTTCGCCGGCATGGACCACTACTTCCAGCGCGAAGGCCGCGACTGGGAGCGCTACGCCTGGTTGAAGGCGCGCGCGGTGGCCGGCGACGTCGCCGCCGGCGAGGCGTGGCTGCAGACGCTGCGTCCGTTCGTGTACCGGCGCTACCTCGACTTCACCGCGCTCGACGGCCTGCGCGAGATGAAGGCGGCGATCACCGCCGAAGTCGCGCGCCACGACCGCCTGGACGACATCAAGCGCGGCCCCGGCGGCATCCGCGAAATCGAATTCCTGGTGCAGTCGCTGCAGCTGATCCGCGGCGGCCGCGAGCCGGTCTTGCGCGAACGCCGCCTGCTGCCGGCGCTGCAGGCGCTGGTCGCCGGCGGCCAGGTCGCGGCCGAGGACGGCGCGGCGCTGGTGCAGGCCTACCGCTTCCTGCGCCGGCTCGAGAACCGCTTGCAGATGTTGCGCGACGCGCAGACCCACGCGCTGCCCGAGGACCCGCTGGACCGCGCGCGCATCGCCCTGGCCCTGGGGTACGCCGACTGGACGCAGTTGTATGCCGCGCTGCAGGCGCAGCGCGATCGCGTCGCCGCCGAATTCGCCGAACTGCTGGCGCCGCGGGTGCAGGCGCAGGCGCCCGATGCGCTGGCCCGCTACTGGCGCGGGCTGCCCGCGCAGGGCGACGCGCAGGCGCTGGCCGCGGCCGGTTTCGCCGATGCCGGCGGCGCCGACCAGGCCTTGCGCGGGTTCGTGCAATCGCTGGGCGTGCGCACGCTGTCCGATGCCGCGCGCGCGCGCCTGGACCGGGTGCTGCCGGCGCTGCTGCATGCCGCGGCGCGTTCGCCGCAGGCCGATGCCGCCCTGCACCGTGTGCTCGGCCTGCTGCAGGCGATCCTGCGCCGCGCCAGCTACCTGGCGCTGCTCGACGAACAGCCCAGCGCGCTGGCGCGGCTGGTCGATGTGCTGGCGCGCAGCGCGTTCCTGTCCGAACGCCTGGTGGCCTATCCGGTGCTGCTCGACGAACTGCTCGACAGCCGCGTCGCCGGGCCGATGCCCGACCGCGCGGCGATGCGGCGGCTGTGCGACGGCGCCGTGGCCGCGGCCGGCGACGATCCGGAAGCGGCGCTGCGCGGACTCAACGAAGCACGCCAGGCGCTGAGCTTCCGCATCGCCCTGGCCGCGCTGGATCGGCGCCAGCCGGCGGTGGACAGCGCGCGGCAACTCGCCGAACTGGCCGAAGGCGTGGTGCTGACCGTGCTGCGCCTGGCCCGTGCCGATCTGGTCGCCGCGCACGGCGAGGTGCCGGGCGGCAGCTTCGCGATCGTCGGCTACGGCAGCCTCGGCGGCATCGAGCTGGGAATCGGCTCGGACCTGGACCTGGTGTTCCTGTACGACCATCCGGCCGGCGTGGAAGCCTCCGACGGGCCGCGCCCGCTGGAGAGCGGGCGCTGGTTCGCGCGGCTGGCGCAGAAGGTGATCGCGCTGCTCGGCGCGGTCACCGGCGGCGGTCGCCTGTACGACATCGACGTGCGCCTGCGCCCGGATGGCGGCAAGGGCGCGCTGGTGTCGTCGCTGGCCAGCTACACCGAGTACCAGCGCGACCGCGCCTGGACCTGGGAACACCAGGCGCTGGTGCGCGCGCGCGGCGTGGCCGGGGATGCCGGCCTGCTGCAGCGCTTCGAACAGGTGCGCACGCAGACCCTGGCGCGCCCGCGCGACGCGGCGCAGCTGCGCGAGGAAGTGGTGAAGATGCGCGCGCGCATGCGCGCCGAACTGGACCGCAGCGACGCGGCGCGCTTCGACCTGAAGCAGGGCGCCGGCGGCCTGGTCGACCTGGAATTCCTGCTGCAGGCCGGGGTGCTGCTCGGCGCCGCGCAGCATGCCGGGCTGACCGCGCCGCGCGCCACGCCCGCCCTGATCGACGCGCTGGCGGCGAGCGCATGGTTCGATGCGCCGACCGCCGCCGCGTTGCACGAGGCGCACGCGACGCTGGTCGATGCCGGCTTGGCCTGCACGCTGGATCGGCGCCCGCGACTGACCGTCATGACGCCCGCGATCGCGCGCGCGCGCGCGGCGATTGCCGCCGTGGCGCAGGCCAGGGAACTGGCCTTCGAGCCGGGACGCAGCGGACGATAG
- the proP gene encoding glycine betaine/L-proline transporter ProP translates to MSEFHSHFGWFKRRRQLRVEDVTVVDKPMLKRAVGAAALGNAMEWFDFGVYGYLAVTLGKVFFPSTSPTAQLIATFATFTVAFLVRPLGGLVFGPLGDRYGRQKVLAATMILMALGTFSIGLIPSYERIGVWAPILLLLARLLQGFSTGGEYGGAATFIAEYATDRNRGFMSSWLEFGTLGGYIAGAATVTALHVLVSDAQMRDWGWRVPFLIAGPLGLLGLYMRMKLEETPAFRAYAEEAEKREQETPGLAALFRVHWPQLLKCVGLVLVFNVTDYMLLTYMPSYLSVTMGYAESKGLLLIIIVMLVMMPLNVVGGLFSDRLGRRPMVIGACVALLVLAVPCLLLIGTGNDWLIFLGLMLLGVALVCFTSSMPSTLPALFYTPVRYSALSIAFNVSVSLFGGTTPLVTAWLVECTGDPLVPAYYLMGAALIGMATMAFVRETAGLPLRGSPPAVASEAEARALLRSDEPVTVDPTPPTLPPSPEPPSQAMPT, encoded by the coding sequence ATGTCGGAGTTCCACAGCCATTTCGGATGGTTCAAGCGCCGCCGCCAGCTGCGGGTCGAGGACGTCACCGTCGTCGACAAGCCGATGCTCAAACGGGCGGTGGGCGCCGCCGCGCTGGGCAACGCGATGGAATGGTTCGACTTCGGCGTGTACGGCTACCTCGCCGTGACCCTGGGCAAGGTGTTCTTTCCCAGCACCAGCCCGACCGCGCAGCTGATCGCCACGTTCGCGACCTTCACCGTGGCGTTCCTGGTGCGCCCGCTCGGCGGACTGGTGTTCGGCCCGCTGGGCGACCGCTACGGCCGGCAGAAAGTGCTGGCCGCGACCATGATCCTGATGGCGCTGGGCACCTTCTCGATTGGCCTGATCCCGTCCTACGAGCGGATCGGCGTGTGGGCGCCGATCCTGCTGCTGCTCGCGCGGCTGCTGCAGGGCTTTTCCACCGGCGGCGAATACGGCGGCGCCGCCACCTTCATCGCCGAATATGCGACCGACCGCAACCGCGGCTTCATGAGCAGCTGGCTGGAGTTCGGCACGCTCGGCGGCTACATCGCCGGCGCCGCCACGGTGACCGCGCTGCACGTATTGGTGAGCGATGCGCAGATGCGCGACTGGGGCTGGCGCGTGCCGTTCCTGATCGCCGGTCCGCTGGGCCTGCTCGGCCTGTACATGCGCATGAAACTGGAGGAAACCCCGGCGTTCCGCGCCTATGCCGAGGAAGCGGAGAAGCGCGAGCAGGAAACCCCGGGCCTGGCCGCGCTGTTCCGCGTGCACTGGCCGCAGCTGCTCAAGTGCGTGGGCCTGGTGCTGGTGTTCAACGTCACCGACTACATGCTGCTGACCTACATGCCCAGCTACCTCAGCGTCACCATGGGCTATGCCGAGAGCAAGGGCCTGCTGCTGATCATCATCGTGATGCTGGTGATGATGCCGCTCAACGTGGTCGGCGGCCTGTTCAGCGATCGCCTGGGGCGCCGGCCGATGGTGATCGGCGCGTGCGTCGCGCTGCTGGTGCTGGCGGTACCGTGCCTGCTGCTGATCGGCACCGGCAACGACTGGCTGATTTTCCTCGGCCTGATGCTGCTGGGCGTGGCGCTGGTGTGCTTCACCAGCTCGATGCCGTCCACCTTGCCGGCGCTGTTCTACACCCCGGTGCGCTACAGCGCGCTGTCGATCGCCTTCAACGTGTCGGTGTCGCTGTTCGGCGGCACCACGCCGCTGGTCACCGCCTGGCTGGTCGAATGCACCGGCGATCCGCTGGTCCCGGCGTACTACCTGATGGGCGCGGCGCTGATCGGCATGGCGACCATGGCCTTCGTGCGCGAGACCGCGGGTCTGCCGCTGCGCGGCTCGCCGCCCGCGGTGGCCAGCGAGGCCGAGGCGCGCGCGCTGCTGCGCAGCGACGAACCGGTGACCGTCGATCCGACCCCACCGACGCTGCCGCCATCGCCGGAGCCGCCTTCGCAGGCGATGCCGACCTGA
- a CDS encoding acetyl-CoA hydrolase/transferase family protein translates to MSAERILHPRLRERVVTAEAAAALIQPGETVAMSGFTGSGYPKAVPIALAQRIEAAHLQGQAFKIQLMTGASTAPELDGALAKADGIALRMPFQSDPDARQRINAGTLDYIDIHLSHVAQHVWFGFYGEIDTAVVEVSGIREDGSLIPSTSIGNNKTWLDLAKKVIVEVNDWQPAGIDGMHDVYYGTALPPQRKPIPLLHAEDRIGEPSLRCDPDKIVAVVRTHGPDRNSPFTPADATSARIAAHLIEFLQHEVAKGRLPANLLPLQSGVGNIPNAVLAGLASSGFRDLSAFTEVIQDGMLDLLRSGVLKVASCTGFALSPEANEEFKRNIAFYRERIILRTQEISNHPELVRRLGCIGMNGMIEADLYGNVNSTHVMGSRIMNGIGGSGDFARNGFLSIFLSPSTAKNGSISAIVPMVSHVDHTEHDVSIIVTEHGLADLRGLPPRQRAQQLLAHCVDPSYRAQLQDYVDRALHSSYGKHTPHLLPEALSWHQRWLDTGTMHAGG, encoded by the coding sequence ATGTCCGCCGAACGCATCCTCCACCCGCGCCTGCGCGAGCGCGTCGTCACCGCCGAGGCCGCTGCCGCGCTGATCCAACCGGGCGAGACGGTGGCGATGAGCGGCTTCACCGGTTCCGGCTATCCGAAGGCCGTGCCGATCGCGCTGGCGCAGCGGATCGAGGCCGCGCACCTGCAGGGCCAGGCGTTCAAGATCCAGTTGATGACCGGCGCCTCCACCGCGCCGGAACTGGACGGCGCCCTGGCCAAGGCCGACGGCATCGCCCTGCGCATGCCGTTCCAGTCCGACCCCGACGCGCGCCAGCGCATCAACGCCGGCACCCTGGACTACATCGACATCCACCTCAGCCATGTCGCCCAGCACGTGTGGTTCGGCTTCTACGGCGAGATCGACACCGCGGTGGTGGAAGTGTCCGGCATCCGCGAAGACGGCAGCCTGATCCCGTCCACCTCGATCGGCAACAACAAGACCTGGCTGGACCTGGCGAAGAAGGTCATCGTCGAGGTCAACGACTGGCAGCCGGCCGGCATCGACGGCATGCACGACGTGTACTACGGCACCGCGCTGCCGCCGCAGCGCAAGCCGATCCCGCTGCTGCACGCCGAGGATCGCATCGGCGAACCGTCGCTGCGCTGCGACCCGGACAAGATCGTCGCCGTGGTGCGCACGCATGGCCCGGACCGCAACAGCCCGTTCACGCCGGCCGACGCGACCAGCGCGCGCATCGCCGCGCACCTGATCGAATTCCTCCAGCACGAAGTGGCCAAGGGCCGGCTGCCGGCCAACCTGCTGCCGCTGCAGTCGGGCGTGGGCAACATCCCCAACGCGGTGCTGGCCGGGCTGGCCAGCAGCGGCTTCCGCGATCTGAGCGCGTTCACCGAGGTGATCCAGGACGGCATGCTCGACCTGCTGCGCAGCGGCGTGCTCAAGGTCGCCTCGTGCACCGGTTTCGCGCTGAGCCCGGAGGCCAACGAGGAGTTCAAGCGCAACATCGCCTTCTACCGCGAGCGCATCATCCTGCGCACGCAGGAGATCTCCAACCACCCGGAACTGGTGCGGCGGCTGGGCTGCATCGGCATGAACGGCATGATCGAGGCCGACCTGTACGGCAACGTCAATTCCACCCACGTGATGGGCAGCCGCATCATGAACGGCATCGGCGGCTCCGGCGACTTCGCGCGCAACGGCTTCCTGTCGATCTTCCTCAGCCCCAGCACCGCGAAGAACGGCAGCATCTCGGCGATCGTGCCGATGGTCAGCCACGTCGACCACACCGAGCACGACGTCTCCATCATCGTCACCGAGCACGGCCTGGCCGACCTGCGCGGCCTGCCGCCGCGGCAGCGCGCGCAGCAGTTGCTCGCGCACTGCGTGGACCCCAGCTACCGCGCGCAGCTACAGGACTACGTCGACCGCGCCCTGCACAGCAGCTACGGCAAGCACACCCCGCACCTGCTGCCCGAGGCGCTGTCCTGGCACCAGCGCTGGCTGGATACCGGGACGATGCACGCGGGCGGCTGA
- a CDS encoding AAA family ATPase has product MLTTLAVSSYRSLRELVLPLAGLTLITGANGSGKSNVYRALRLLADTAQGGVIAALAREGGLPSALWAGPETLSRAVRRGEHPVEGTVRQRTVGLKLGYASDALGYAIDLGLPMPSSSAFALDPQIKRECIWAGPWLRPANLLVDRNGPAVRLRTQDDGWSDAGAGIASFDSVLAQFSDPRAAPEMHEVRENIRRWRFYDHFRTDAAAPARMAQIGTHTPVLSNDGADLAAALQTILEIGDADGLHAAVDDAFPGARLTIEVHAGRFDLAMHQHGLLRPLSAAELSDGTLRYLLWIAALLSPRPPELLVLNEPEASLHPDLLPALARLIGGAARHAQIIVVSHASRLIAALEQQPDCLHHLLIKEHGQTDVAGLRALDRPAWHWPSR; this is encoded by the coding sequence ATGCTGACCACCTTAGCGGTGTCCTCCTACCGTTCCCTGCGCGAGCTGGTGCTGCCGCTGGCGGGGCTGACCCTGATCACCGGCGCCAACGGCAGCGGCAAGTCCAACGTCTACCGCGCGCTGCGCCTGCTCGCCGACACCGCCCAGGGCGGGGTGATCGCCGCGCTGGCCCGCGAAGGCGGCCTGCCGTCGGCGCTGTGGGCCGGCCCGGAGACGCTGAGCCGCGCGGTCCGGCGCGGCGAGCATCCGGTCGAGGGCACGGTGCGGCAACGCACCGTCGGGCTGAAACTGGGCTACGCCAGCGACGCGTTGGGCTATGCCATCGACCTGGGACTGCCGATGCCGTCTTCGTCGGCGTTCGCGCTGGATCCGCAGATCAAGCGCGAATGCATCTGGGCCGGGCCCTGGCTGCGCCCGGCCAACCTGCTGGTGGACCGCAACGGCCCGGCGGTGCGCCTGCGCACCCAGGACGACGGCTGGAGCGATGCCGGCGCCGGCATCGCCAGTTTCGACAGCGTGCTGGCGCAGTTCTCCGATCCGCGCGCGGCGCCGGAGATGCACGAAGTGCGCGAGAACATCCGGCGCTGGCGCTTCTACGACCACTTCCGCACCGACGCCGCGGCGCCGGCGCGCATGGCGCAGATCGGCACGCACACGCCGGTACTGAGCAACGACGGCGCCGATCTCGCGGCCGCCCTGCAGACCATCCTGGAGATCGGCGATGCCGACGGCCTGCATGCGGCGGTGGACGATGCCTTCCCCGGTGCGCGGCTGACGATCGAGGTGCATGCCGGCCGCTTCGACCTGGCGATGCATCAGCATGGCCTGCTGCGGCCGCTGTCGGCTGCGGAGTTGTCCGACGGCACCTTGCGCTATCTGCTGTGGATTGCCGCCCTGCTGAGCCCGCGCCCGCCGGAACTGCTGGTGCTCAACGAACCGGAAGCGAGCCTGCACCCGGACCTGTTGCCGGCGCTGGCGCGGCTGATCGGCGGCGCCGCGCGGCATGCGCAGATCATCGTGGTCTCGCATGCCAGCCGCCTGATCGCGGCGCTGGAGCAGCAGCCGGATTGCCTGCACCACCTGCTGATCAAGGAACACGGCCAGACCGACGTCGCCGGCCTGCGCGCGCTCGACCGCCCGGCGTGGCATTGGCCCAGCCGCTGA